The following nucleotide sequence is from Pseudoliparis swirei isolate HS2019 ecotype Mariana Trench chromosome 7, NWPU_hadal_v1, whole genome shotgun sequence.
GATCTCAGGAGATGAATTCATTGATTTGACTTTATGATCATAATCATTTTGTTGTTCTTGCTGCAGAACGAGCGGCCTGGTAGTGTTATGATGACATtatttacacaacaacaacaacaacaacaacaacaacgttccACACGAAGCCATCACAACGGATTAATCCAGACACGATGgagatatttataattattaatatagtGTAGATAACTCAGGGATGTTGGTGTTATTACACGTCAACAATTATTAGACAACAACTGTATTAATGGTTGAGTTGTTGTTTAATGTTATTAAAAGATGGACGATAATAATATACAATgtgaattataataataattcacgtTGTTTATAAAAGTctcgaaaaacaacaacaattaaatagaataacatcatgtattgtataataataatgataataataataatagtaataacgataataatgaattaaatattgtttgcgcttagaaataattaaaacatgttattgtaatttatattattcgtattattgtaattataatatGATTATTACAAATTATTGATTATGctttttttggtgaaattgttttttataattgtaattattttaTAATTCGATGTGTGGAGTGACTGAGCCGCCGCTGATGGGCCGTGTGTTttacgcctgtgtgtgtgtgtgtgtgtgtgtgtgtgtgtgtgtgtgtgtgtgtgtgcgcgcgcgcaggCTGTACGGCATCAAGTGCGCCAAGTGCAACATCGGCTTCAGCAAGAACGACTTCGTGATGCGCGCGCGCGCCAAGGTGTACCACATCGAGTGCTTCCGCTGCGTGGCGTGCAGCCGGCAGCTCATCCCGGGGGACGAGTTCGCGCTGCGGGAGGACGGGCTCTTCTGCCGGGCCGACCACGACGTGGTGGAGCGCGCGCGCCTGCAGGGCTCCGGCGGCGGGGACCCGCTCAGCCCGCTGCACCCCGCGCGGCCGCTGCAGATGGCAGGTAACAGTCCCGGTGCGGGGCGCGCGGGGACCGGGGACCGGGGACCAGAGgactgtgtttttgttttcattttaacaGCTGGAAAACACGTGAATTGActcagacacccccccccccccccacacacacacacccccatcaGTGGATGTTGATCAGGCCTCCTGATGAATTATGGGATTATTTACCTCTTGAGTTTGCGGTGTTGAGGAATTTGCtatttatacttatatatatatatatatactatttatacttatatatatatatatttatatatatactatttatacatatatatatatatttatatatatataccttatatacttatattcatttatatatttatatatatatatatagtatttatacttatatacatatatatatttttatatatactatttacacttatatacatatatatatttatatatatactatatatacttatatgcatatatatatttatatgtatactatatatatacttatatacatagAATTatgtatatactttatatacttatatatatactatttatacttatttacatatatacagttatatatttattttatatatacttatatacatttatttatataaccatgtttatatgttgaatacacacacacatatatatatatatatactatatatacttttatacatcgacatatatttatatatatactatatatacttatttacatATCTTTATACAAGCATTTATCAATTTAAAAATACCTGAAtacttattcatatatatataatatatatatattatatatttatataaacgtatgtatatgtatatatatatataaagagtaaATTAGTgatcatatatttaatatagtgTCATGGGGGGGTGAACTCTTGCGTGTTGTCATCACTACAGAAAGGAGCCGGTCTACCGCAGTCTACGGTCTGCGGGTCTACCGGTCTACCGGTCTACCGGTCTGCCTATCTACCGGTCTGCGGGTCTGCGGGTCTACCGGTCTGCGGGTCTGCGGGTCTACCGGTCTGCCGGTCTGCCGGTCTGCGGTCTGCGGTCCGACCCGCGCGGGGGATCGGGGTCTCATGTGACCTCAGGCCAGAGCCGGTCCTCCGTGTTTCACGTCTcgtatattttaatataaaggACACCTGTCGCGTGACGTCACCGCGTTGCGTTTGAGTGCTTCACTAAAACAGAAAAGTCTTTATCAACAGAAACTTGTTTTAAACTCAGGTTGTCTTCATACCTGAGCTCTCGGACAGGTGCACtgatctccatctccctctgtttgtgtgtgtgtgtttgtgtgtgtgtgtgcgcgcgcgtccTGTCCCTTCCCCGCAGCAGAGCCCATCTCCGCGCGGCAGCCCGCGCTGCGGCCCCACGTGCACAAGCAGCCGGAGAAGACCACGCGCGTGCGCACGGTGCTCAACGAGAAGCAGCTGCACACGCTGCGCACGTGCTACAACGCGAACCCGCGGCCCGACGCGCTGATGaaggagcagctggtggagaTGACCAGCCTGAGCCCGCGCGTCATCCGGGTCTGGTTCCAGAACAAGCGCTGCAAGGACAAGAAGAGGAGCATCCTCATCaagcagctgcagctgcagcagcccaACGACAAgacggtgaggggggggggggaccgggggGGACCGGGAGGGACCGGGAGGGACCCGACATGTGGACACGCTGCAAGGACAAGAAGAGGAGCATCCTCATCaagcagctgcagctgcagcagcccaACGACAAgacggtgaggggggggggggaccgggggACTAGGACACCCTCTTTCCACCGGATCCATGTAACCCGCACGACCGATGAGCTCAGGTCCATTTTATTCATAACATAAATAAGCCGCTCTTCGCCTCCGAGGCCGCGCGCCCCCGTGAAGGCCTCGTGCGGGTGAAGGTGTTTTAGTGTTATATGGAGCAGAAGgaacgcgcgcgcacacatgaATACTCTCTCTGTTTATCGATTGATTTATTGACTCGTGGATTAATTTCTGATGccgccccctccacacacacacacacacacacacacacacacacacacacacacacacacacacacacacacacacacacacacacacacacacacacacacacacacacacacacacacacacacaccatgctgaCCTCCacgtcattgttgttgttgttgttgcagaacATCCAGGGCATGACGGGCACCCCGATGGTGGCGGCCAGCCCGGAGCGGCACGACGGCGGCCTGCAGGCCGGGACCCCGGTGGAGGTGCAGAGCTACCAGCCGCCCTGGAAGGTGCTCAGCGACTTCGCGCTGCAGAGCGACATCAACCAGCCGGCCTTCCAGCAGCTGGTGCGGCCTgtcgctgctgttgttgttgttgttgttgttgttggtgtgcacatttatttattattcacttTGCAATATTCAACCCTCAGTTtgatgtaaaacaacaacaatcgaTTGATTCTGTCTtggtattttttaaattacaaatatGCGCGCGCACTCAGAATCTGAACTGTGTCtctgtttaataataataataataatgataataataataacagtgatAAAAATAacagtgataataataataatgataataataataacagtgataataataataataataataataataacagtgataataataacagtgataataataataatgataataacaaaaacagtgataataataataataataataataacagtgataataataataataacagtgataataataataatgaaaataataataagtgataataataataacagtgataataataatgataataataactgtgataataataataataataaatagttgAGCATGTTGCTTCACGTGCGCGGACCTGCCATTAAAGTTCATTACCGTGGACGCGCATTTATTAAATGATGATTATACACGAGCTGATGTGTCGCGCGCTGCGCTCGTGCCCGtgtagaaacagacacacaataaGATCAGAACTCATATCCCAGAGTCCCTCAGGCCGGACACGGAGAGGACGCGCGTGCGTGCGAGTTTACTTAGAGTGAACCTTACTGTGTAtccagtgtgttactgtgttttattgttgttgttgttgttgttgttgtttgctgcaGGTGAGCTTCTCGGAGGGGGGTCCGGGCTCCAACTCGACGGGCAGCGATGTCGCGTCCATGTCGTCTCAGCTCCCGGACACGCCGAACAGCATGGAGTCCAGCCCCATCGAGGCCTAGagccgggcggggggggggggggggcatggactgaacacacagagcccccccccccccccgccccatctCGTTCCTCCCTGACTGCACcaatacaaccccccccccccccccggttgtaTGTTGACACTGTGAAGACAATCATGGGATTTTACCGCACGCGGCAGTGCGCGCGTCCGGGACCGCCCGGTccggcccggggggggggggggggaggtcggaGACGGACCAATGCAGACGCGCCTTCGCGGCCGGTTTGCTGCAAGTTCACGCGCCTGGTGCCAGTTGCCAAAATGAGAAAGAACTGCACCGATAAACGGGACTTCGGACCGGGAGAGGAGTCCGGGTCCCGGGAAAGGAGTCCGGGTCCCGGGAGAGGACTCCCGGTCCCGGGACAGGAGTCCCGGTCCCGGGTCGCTGTGAGTCTCTGAGACTCAGGTGGTTCATGAGACTTTTAGTTCTCCCCATCTGATGCGCGCGCGCACGCCACCTCCGGCCGCCGGAAGCGGAAGTGCTGCCGGTGTGTGACCCTGCAACAAGGTACCTCTGACGTAGACCTCGTGGGGATTCGTCCAagacttattattatttgtttgtttttttctttcccaaaGATGTGTATATTAATCATAAGTTataaacagcaacaacaacaacaacaacaacaacaacaacaacacggctcCGGAAGGAATCtaagtgtttgtttgttaaattatttattaatttattgtcTAAAACATTTGCCACCTTTTATGTAACTTTATAAAATGAagtaaaaaggaaaacaaaaataagaTTTGAGTTTGTTCTCTTTTGGTTTATCAcaaaatatattatgtatttaaaataatccACCAGATAGgagaagtctctctctccctctctctctctgcctgtctctctctctgtctctctctctccctctctctctctgcctgctctctctctgtctctctctctgcctgtctctctctctctctctctctctccccctctctctctctgcctgtctctctctctctctctctctgcctgtctctctctctctctccctctctctgtgtctgtctctctctctctccctctctctctctccctctctctctgcctgtctctctctctccctctctctctgcctgtctctctctctgtctctctctctgcctgtctctctctctctctccctctctctctccccctctctctctctgcctgtctctctctctctctgcctgtctctctctctctctctctctgtgtctgtctctctctctctccctctctgcctgtctctctctctctgcctgtctctctctctctgcctgtctctctctccctctctctctttctctctctctctctgcctgtctctccctctctctccccctctctatctgcccccccccccccccctctctgatgGGTGCTCGGGGTCCAGTGGGTGTCATGTTGGTGCCGACCGGCTCAATTTACCTGTTTGGACCTCTCGCCTCATCAGTCagagaaattatatatatatatatagatacatattttCATTacgatacatatatatacatatatgtatatatatatatatatatatatggagataAACGTTCtccttaatatatattatatttatatatacatatatatatatatatagagagagagagatttaattGAGATACATATTCtcattattgtatatatatatataa
It contains:
- the isl1a gene encoding insulin gene enhancer protein isl-1 isoform X2, yielding MGDMGDPPKMCVMCVLLVRGLPEKRLISLCVGCGNQIHDQFILRVSPDLEWHAACLKCAECSQYLDESCTCFVRDGKTYCKRDYIRLYGIKCAKCNIGFSKNDFVMRARAKVYHIECFRCVACSRQLIPGDEFALREDGLFCRADHDVVERARLQGSGGGDPLSPLHPARPLQMAEPISARQPALRPHVHKQPEKTTRVRTVLNEKQLHTLRTCYNANPRPDALMKEQLVEMTSLSPRVIRVWFQNKRCKDKKRSILIKQLQLQQPNDKTNIQGMTGTPMVAASPERHDGGLQAGTPVEVQSYQPPWKVLSDFALQSDINQPAFQQLVSFSEGGPGSNSTGSDVASMSSQLPDTPNSMESSPIEA
- the isl1a gene encoding insulin gene enhancer protein isl-1 isoform X1, whose translation is MGDMGDPPKKKRLISLCVGCGNQIHDQFILRVSPDLEWHAACLKCAECSQYLDESCTCFVRDGKTYCKRDYIRLYGIKCAKCNIGFSKNDFVMRARAKVYHIECFRCVACSRQLIPGDEFALREDGLFCRADHDVVERARLQGSGGGDPLSPLHPARPLQMAAEPISARQPALRPHVHKQPEKTTRVRTVLNEKQLHTLRTCYNANPRPDALMKEQLVEMTSLSPRVIRVWFQNKRCKDKKRSILIKQLQLQQPNDKTLLLLLLQNIQGMTGTPMVAASPERHDGGLQAGTPVEVQSYQPPWKVLSDFALQSDINQPAFQQLVSFSEGGPGSNSTGSDVASMSSQLPDTPNSMESSPIEA